One Brevibacterium spongiae DNA segment encodes these proteins:
- a CDS encoding ASCH domain-containing protein, whose translation MDLFDSELRVIAAAEDLARTLGTDANHTVATAAMDTTGRIHTGVNVDHFTGGPCAELVVIGAAAALGAGPLVTIAAVGDHNRGLLAPCGRCRQVILDLHPDALVAFPDATGQRSIAPIPALLPHAYRHPDAAPMRLLRFNARYHGSVIDGTKTLTVRWNEAHRPGPALAYFEDTDHGTVPVDITSVTAKRLDELTATDLGLSRASALDRYIANLHGHYPAMPDDATVEILRFRRTALDI comes from the coding sequence ATGGATCTCTTCGACTCCGAGCTGCGCGTGATCGCTGCGGCCGAGGACCTCGCCCGGACGCTCGGGACCGATGCGAACCACACAGTCGCCACAGCCGCAATGGACACCACAGGCCGCATTCACACCGGAGTCAACGTCGACCACTTCACCGGCGGCCCCTGTGCCGAACTCGTGGTGATCGGCGCTGCCGCCGCCCTGGGTGCGGGCCCGCTCGTCACCATCGCCGCGGTCGGCGACCACAATCGGGGTCTGCTCGCTCCCTGCGGACGCTGCCGGCAGGTCATCCTCGACCTCCACCCCGACGCCCTCGTTGCGTTCCCGGACGCCACAGGCCAACGGTCGATCGCACCCATCCCCGCGCTCCTCCCCCACGCCTACCGCCACCCCGACGCCGCACCCATGCGGCTGCTGCGATTCAACGCCCGCTATCACGGCTCGGTCATCGATGGGACGAAGACGCTGACGGTACGGTGGAACGAAGCCCATCGCCCGGGTCCTGCACTGGCCTATTTCGAGGACACTGATCACGGCACCGTCCCTGTCGACATCACCTCGGTGACCGCGAAGCGCCTCGACGAACTCACCGCGACCGACCTCGGACTCAGTCGCGCGTCAGCACTCGACCGGTACATCGCGAATCTGCACGGGCACTACCCCGCCATGCCCGACGACGCGACCGTCGAAATCCTAAGATTCCGTCGAACCGCCCTCGATATCTGA
- a CDS encoding DUF3618 domain-containing protein, with amino-acid sequence MTDNVYTSDVTVDQATPSQLAESIRLREERIADNIDELVGRIHPKVLATRAVNKAKSEVVEEDGSPKPEIIALGAGAVLGVAALIVGLSGRKRG; translated from the coding sequence ATGACTGACAACGTCTACACCTCAGATGTGACCGTCGACCAGGCAACACCTTCGCAGCTGGCGGAGTCGATCCGTCTGCGCGAGGAGCGCATCGCGGACAACATCGACGAGCTCGTCGGCCGCATCCACCCGAAGGTGCTGGCGACCCGCGCCGTCAACAAGGCGAAGTCCGAGGTCGTTGAGGAAGACGGTTCACCCAAGCCCGAGATCATCGCTCTCGGTGCAGGCGCCGTGCTCGGTGTGGCAGCGCTCATCGTCGGTCTGTCCGGGCGCAAGCGTGGCTGA
- a CDS encoding GroES family chaperonin gives MADAALPIRMLHDRILLEPGAEAGERKSSAGIVIPATASMGRRLVWGKVVAAGPHVRQANLGDTVLYDPEELAEVELEGRAYVLLRERDVHAISEPAEQSSSGMYL, from the coding sequence GTGGCTGATGCCGCTCTGCCGATCCGGATGCTCCATGACCGGATCCTGCTCGAACCCGGCGCGGAAGCCGGAGAGCGCAAGTCCTCGGCGGGCATCGTCATCCCTGCCACCGCGAGCATGGGCCGACGCCTCGTCTGGGGCAAGGTCGTCGCGGCGGGTCCGCACGTGAGGCAGGCCAACCTCGGCGATACCGTCCTCTACGATCCGGAGGAGCTCGCCGAGGTGGAGCTCGAGGGGCGGGCGTACGTGCTCCTGCGTGAGCGCGACGTCCACGCGATCTCCGAACCGGCCGAGCAGTCGAGTTCCGGGATGTACCTGTAG
- a CDS encoding tyrosine-type recombinase/integrase, producing MSRPRLELGTWGKITRTEVADGKWRARARFRDFTGKTKQVEAYGPSGAKAERKLLANLRGRVESAGDTISGNTTVTALGKIWTENLRGSDDHTEQTLERYESIVENIIGPALGEYLIIEATVSRVDQFLRALAGKTPGRAKTTKSVLTSMFDLAVRHDALRTNPVREVRLPARKRKPVKVLTIDEVSELREGLRKWQGAEGVKGPRRSSELLDVVDVMLGTGMRIGEVLALRWSDVDLGEHPSLTVTGTLVPIKDKGLTRQAHTKTASGYRVLTLPAFVVDVLLRRSVEAIPTETNAVFPSGAGTWKWPNNYRRTLRAALKELETTTSITPHVFRKSVATLIDAEATLEAAAAVLGHSGTGVTSAHYVAKAATAPDMSSILDQFGRKSNEKDG from the coding sequence ATGAGTAGGCCACGGCTCGAGCTCGGCACATGGGGCAAGATCACGCGCACCGAGGTCGCAGACGGCAAATGGCGGGCTCGGGCACGGTTCCGCGACTTCACCGGCAAGACGAAGCAGGTCGAGGCATACGGTCCCAGTGGAGCCAAGGCCGAGAGGAAGCTGCTCGCGAACCTGCGCGGCCGCGTCGAGTCCGCCGGCGACACGATCAGCGGCAACACCACGGTGACCGCGCTCGGCAAGATCTGGACCGAGAACCTCCGCGGATCCGATGACCACACTGAGCAGACCCTCGAACGCTATGAGTCCATCGTCGAGAACATCATCGGCCCGGCGCTGGGGGAGTACCTCATCATCGAGGCCACGGTCTCCCGCGTCGACCAGTTCCTGCGCGCACTGGCCGGCAAGACGCCAGGCAGGGCCAAGACCACGAAGTCAGTGCTGACGAGCATGTTCGACCTGGCCGTGCGCCACGATGCTCTTCGCACGAACCCGGTGCGCGAGGTGCGCCTACCCGCCCGGAAGCGGAAGCCCGTGAAGGTGCTGACGATCGACGAAGTGAGTGAGCTGCGCGAGGGTCTGCGCAAGTGGCAGGGCGCCGAGGGCGTGAAGGGGCCGCGGCGATCCTCCGAGCTGCTCGACGTCGTGGACGTGATGCTCGGGACCGGGATGCGCATCGGCGAGGTGCTGGCCCTGCGCTGGTCCGATGTGGACCTCGGCGAGCACCCGAGCCTCACGGTCACCGGCACGCTGGTTCCGATCAAGGACAAGGGGCTGACTCGGCAGGCTCACACTAAGACGGCCAGCGGGTATCGTGTGCTCACCCTGCCGGCGTTCGTCGTCGACGTGCTGCTGCGCCGTAGCGTCGAGGCGATCCCCACGGAGACGAACGCGGTGTTCCCGTCTGGGGCCGGGACGTGGAAGTGGCCGAACAACTACCGGCGCACCCTGCGCGCTGCGCTCAAGGAGCTCGAGACTACGACGAGCATCACCCCGCACGTGTTTCGTAAGTCGGTGGCTACGCTCATCGACGCTGAGGCCACGCTCGAAGCTGCGGCGGCCGTGCTGGGCCATTCGGGGACCGGAGTCACCTCGGCGCACTATGTGGCGAAAGCGGCAACCGCACCTGATATGTCGTCAATCCTCGATCAGTTTGGCAGGAAGTCGAACGAAAAAGATGGGTAA
- a CDS encoding helix-turn-helix domain-containing protein, translated as MGNDEWRKSWVDTIAKRVKEIRAEKGMTGSDLSERTRELGYEIPRSTLANIEIGRKSAIGVHEVAILAAALDVPPIALLFDYATGKKFEVLPGVERSGIEGVEWFAGNWPLLPAGGLGALPSASPYEGEAFSQGADKWADEIETSRLLALRNFEAAMERYHGAVSFLEKVERDYEDVSFGRPPRYGAASARNAPRTPDDYREEVDIAQQRVDLRLRDAVQALRSAYIYGVIPPSIDAKIRRDTTEGGLFDERLEGWLEELKLQVFGNRENDDE; from the coding sequence ATGGGAAATGATGAATGGCGGAAGTCGTGGGTCGACACGATCGCCAAGCGAGTGAAAGAGATCCGCGCCGAGAAAGGTATGACGGGATCGGACTTAAGCGAGCGGACCAGGGAGCTCGGCTATGAGATCCCTCGGAGCACGCTCGCCAATATCGAGATCGGGCGCAAGAGTGCGATCGGCGTCCACGAAGTCGCCATACTCGCCGCTGCCCTTGATGTGCCACCCATAGCTCTCCTGTTCGACTACGCGACCGGAAAGAAGTTTGAGGTGCTGCCGGGGGTTGAGAGATCGGGCATCGAGGGGGTCGAGTGGTTCGCCGGCAACTGGCCGTTACTTCCAGCAGGGGGACTGGGCGCACTGCCGTCCGCGAGCCCATACGAGGGCGAAGCGTTCAGCCAGGGCGCGGACAAATGGGCAGATGAGATTGAGACCTCAAGGCTCTTGGCGCTCCGGAACTTCGAGGCCGCAATGGAGAGATATCATGGCGCCGTCAGCTTCCTTGAGAAGGTGGAACGAGACTACGAGGACGTGTCATTTGGGCGACCGCCTCGGTACGGTGCGGCATCGGCGCGGAATGCTCCGCGCACTCCGGACGACTATCGCGAAGAGGTCGACATTGCTCAGCAGAGGGTCGATCTGCGGCTAAGGGATGCAGTACAGGCGTTGCGCTCTGCATACATCTACGGCGTGATCCCACCTTCGATTGACGCCAAGATTCGGCGGGATACGACCGAGGGAGGCCTGTTCGACGAACGACTTGAAGGTTGGCTAGAAGAGCTCAAATTGCAGGTATTCGGGAACAGGGAGAATGACGATGAGTAG